The following coding sequences lie in one Arabidopsis thaliana chromosome 3, partial sequence genomic window:
- a CDS encoding hydroxyproline-rich glycoprotein family protein, with translation MESSSNHMICLLKIESPTPGWKKSLEKLLKTINDVSFMIDKQSKTVYLSGKVDPQIILEKITKAGKKAVILWSNNGQSKQPENRKDHLMEQRYASGHINVPDGFSNYHPPYMNGPNGFSNYHLPDYWMNQPQLYNPTICPPPPPPYPRQVHPQPPAPPPYKFHQKEPVAKSFPPTPAPPKNFTMGDLQLCRIM, from the exons ATGGAATCATCTTCCAATCACATG ATATGTCTTTTGAAGATAGAATCTCCTACGCCGGGATGGAAGAAATCCTTGGAAAAATTACTCAAGACAATTAATG ATGTGAGTTTCATGATCGACAAGCAAAGCAAAACAGTATATCTATCGGGAAAAGTCGACCCACAAATAATACTTGAAAAGATTACAAAAGCAGGCAAAAAAGCGGTTATATTATGGAGCAATAACGGACAGAGTAAGCAGCCGGAAAATCGGAAAGACCATTTGATGGAACAACGTTATGCGTCGGGACACATAAATGTTCCTGATGGTTTCTCAAACTATCATCCGCCATACATGAATGGTCCTAATGGTTTCTCAAACTATCATCTGCCGGATTATTGGATGAATCAACCTCAACTATACAATCCCACTATATGtcccccaccaccaccaccgtatcCACGTCAGGTCCATCCGCAGCCACCAGCACCACCACCGTACAAATTCCATCAGAAAGAACCGGTGGCTAAGAGTTTCCCGCCTACACCAGCTCCGCCTAAAAACTTTACGATGGGAGATTTGCAACTATGCCGGATAATGTGA
- a CDS encoding hydroxyproline-rich glycoprotein family protein — protein sequence MICLLKIESPTPGWKKSLEKLLKTINDVSFMIDKQSKTVYLSGKVDPQIILEKITKAGKKAVILWSNNGQSKQPENRKDHLMEQRYASGHINVPDGFSNYHPPYMNGPNGFSNYHLPDYWMNQPQLYNPTICPPPPPPYPRQVHPQPPAPPPYKFHQKEPVAKSFPPTPAPPKNFTMGDLQLCRIM from the exons ATG ATATGTCTTTTGAAGATAGAATCTCCTACGCCGGGATGGAAGAAATCCTTGGAAAAATTACTCAAGACAATTAATG ATGTGAGTTTCATGATCGACAAGCAAAGCAAAACAGTATATCTATCGGGAAAAGTCGACCCACAAATAATACTTGAAAAGATTACAAAAGCAGGCAAAAAAGCGGTTATATTATGGAGCAATAACGGACAGAGTAAGCAGCCGGAAAATCGGAAAGACCATTTGATGGAACAACGTTATGCGTCGGGACACATAAATGTTCCTGATGGTTTCTCAAACTATCATCCGCCATACATGAATGGTCCTAATGGTTTCTCAAACTATCATCTGCCGGATTATTGGATGAATCAACCTCAACTATACAATCCCACTATATGtcccccaccaccaccaccgtatcCACGTCAGGTCCATCCGCAGCCACCAGCACCACCACCGTACAAATTCCATCAGAAAGAACCGGTGGCTAAGAGTTTCCCGCCTACACCAGCTCCGCCTAAAAACTTTACGATGGGAGATTTGCAACTATGCCGGATAATGTGA
- a CDS encoding hydroxyproline-rich glycoprotein family protein (hydroxyproline-rich glycoprotein family protein; FUNCTIONS IN: molecular_function unknown; INVOLVED IN: biological_process unknown; LOCATED IN: endomembrane system; Has 915 Blast hits to 647 proteins in 148 species: Archae - 2; Bacteria - 101; Metazoa - 200; Fungi - 102; Plants - 326; Viruses - 60; Other Eukaryotes - 124 (source: NCBI BLink).): MIDKQSKTVYLSGKVDPQIILEKITKAGKKAVILWSNNGQSKQPENRKDHLMEQRYASGHINVPDGFSNYHPPYMNGPNGFSNYHLPDYWMNQPQLYNPTICPPPPPPYPRQVHPQPPAPPPYKFHQKEPVAKSFPPTPAPPKNFTMGDLQLCRIM, from the coding sequence ATGATCGACAAGCAAAGCAAAACAGTATATCTATCGGGAAAAGTCGACCCACAAATAATACTTGAAAAGATTACAAAAGCAGGCAAAAAAGCGGTTATATTATGGAGCAATAACGGACAGAGTAAGCAGCCGGAAAATCGGAAAGACCATTTGATGGAACAACGTTATGCGTCGGGACACATAAATGTTCCTGATGGTTTCTCAAACTATCATCCGCCATACATGAATGGTCCTAATGGTTTCTCAAACTATCATCTGCCGGATTATTGGATGAATCAACCTCAACTATACAATCCCACTATATGtcccccaccaccaccaccgtatcCACGTCAGGTCCATCCGCAGCCACCAGCACCACCACCGTACAAATTCCATCAGAAAGAACCGGTGGCTAAGAGTTTCCCGCCTACACCAGCTCCGCCTAAAAACTTTACGATGGGAGATTTGCAACTATGCCGGATAATGTGA
- a CDS encoding HSP20-like chaperones superfamily protein (HSP20-like chaperones superfamily protein; FUNCTIONS IN: molecular_function unknown; INVOLVED IN: biological_process unknown; LOCATED IN: endomembrane system; CONTAINS InterPro DOMAIN/s: CS-like domain (InterPro:IPR007052), HSP20-like chaperone (InterPro:IPR008978), CS domain (InterPro:IPR017447); BEST Arabidopsis thaliana protein match is: HSP20-like chaperones superfamily protein (TAIR:AT4G02450.2); Has 706 Blast hits to 706 proteins in 214 species: Archae - 0; Bacteria - 0; Metazoa - 339; Fungi - 125; Plants - 130; Viruses - 0; Other Eukaryotes - 112 (source: NCBI BLink).), whose amino-acid sequence MCDRYRFKGFNICLLKSIAVFLHPPFIIPAPFIQNLHLAENMSSKLRIFVIDIRMIRNPEVLWAQRSDKVYLTVALPDAKDISVKCEPQGLFSFSALGAQGERFEFSLELYGKIMTEYRKNVGLRNIIFSIQKEERSWWTRLLKSEEKPAPYIKVDWNKWCDEDEEVNSETASDDESAFVNQDSESSDDDGLLYLPDLEKARNK is encoded by the exons ATGTGTGATAGGT ATCGTTTCAAAGGTTTCAACATTTGTCTCTTGAAATCGATCGCCGTTTTTCTCCATCCTCCGTTCATAATTCCGGCACCGTTTATCCAAAATCTACACTTGGCTGAAAACATGAG TTCAAAATTGAGAATCTTTGTGATTGATATTCGTATGAT TCGTAATCCGGAGGTTCTTTGGGCTCAGCGTTCTGATAAAGTTTACCTAACTGTCGCCTTACCTGATGCGAAGGACATTTCGGTGAAGTGTGAGCCTCAGGGTCTATTCAGTTTCTCTGCTCTTGGTGCCCAAGGCGAGCGCTTTGAATTCAGCTTGGAGTTATATGGGAAGATTATGACA GAATATCGGAAGAATGTAGGACTAAGGAACATCATATTTTCAAttcagaaagaagagagaagctGGTGGACACGACTGCTGAAATCGGAAGAGAAACCTGCACCTTACATCAAAGTCGACTGGAATAAATGGTGTGATGAGGATGAGGAGGTCAACT CTGAAACAGCCTCTGATGATGAGAGTGCA TTTGTTAATCAAGATAGTGAAAGCAGCGATGACGATGGATTGCTCT ATCTTCCTGATCTGGAAAAGGCAAGAAACAAGTAG
- a CDS encoding Leucine-rich repeat protein kinase family protein (Leucine-rich repeat protein kinase family protein; FUNCTIONS IN: protein serine/threonine kinase activity, protein kinase activity, ATP binding; INVOLVED IN: transmembrane receptor protein tyrosine kinase signaling pathway, protein amino acid phosphorylation; LOCATED IN: endomembrane system; EXPRESSED IN: 22 plant structures; EXPRESSED DURING: 13 growth stages; CONTAINS InterPro DOMAIN/s: Protein kinase, catalytic domain (InterPro:IPR000719), Leucine-rich repeat (InterPro:IPR001611), Serine/threonine-protein kinase-like domain (InterPro:IPR017442), Protein kinase-like domain (InterPro:IPR011009); BEST Arabidopsis thaliana protein match is: Leucine-rich repeat protein kinase family protein (TAIR:AT5G14210.1); Has 99971 Blast hits to 58260 proteins in 1687 species: Archae - 62; Bacteria - 4595; Metazoa - 21933; Fungi - 2176; Plants - 63736; Viruses - 96; Other Eukaryotes - 7373 (source: NCBI BLink).), with the protein MEKLYCGMPLLLLVLLLASIDGSTQLQSSQSQTLLRLQQLLYYPKVLNSWNNYTDFCNSEPSPSLTVVCYEDSVTQLHIIGDNGTHMLPKSFSINSFVTTLVKLPDVKVLTFVSLGLWGWLPQKINRLSSLEILNVSSNFLFGPIPHELSSLATLQTLILDENMFSGELPDWIDSLPSLAVLSLRKNVLNGSLPSSLSSLSGLRVLALANNRFNGALPDLSHLTNLQVLDLEGNSFGPLFPRLSNKLVTLILSKNKFRSAVSAEEVSSLYQLQHLDLSYNTFVGPFPTSLMSLPAITYLNISHNKLTGRLSANLSCNSQLMFVDMSSNLLTGSLPTCLKPSSGTSRDVVYASNCLATTNEDQRPVSFCSNEALAVGILPQRRNKVSKVGIALGVTASILGVLLLAGALFVVLRRLNAKKTVTKSSPRLIRENASMGYTSKLLSDARYISQTMKLGGLGLPAYRTFSLEELEYATNNFESSAFMGEGSQGQIYRGRLKDGSFVAIRCLKMKKSCSTQNLMHHIELIAKLRHRHLVSVLGHCFECYLDDSTVSRMFFVFEYVPNGELRTWISDGHMGRLLTWEQRISVAIGVAKGIQFLHTGIVPGVYDNNLKMTDILLDNNLAAKLSSYNLPLLVEGLGKVGQVGSRSGPKGTPSIKDEDKIDIYDFGVILLELIVGRPLRAKSQVDVLKEQLQASISADDGARRSMVDPTVHRACSDQSLKTMMEICVRCLLKDPLERPSIEDVLWNLQFASQVQEGWLQNSNPSSNLGSPSPAASSLPPPSRLHVTTLESPRDSGCEEHER; encoded by the exons ATGGAGAAACTCTATTGTGGCATGCCGTTACTGCTTCTGGTTCTGCTTTTAGCTTCCATTGATGGCTCTACACAGCTACAATCATCTCAATCTCAAACCCTCTTGAGGCTGCAACAGCTTCTCTACTATCCCAAAGTGTTAAACAGCTGGAACAACTATACAGATTTCTGCAATTCTGAGCCAAGCCCTTCGCTAACCGTTGTGTGTTATGAAGATAGTGTAACGCAGCTTCACATTATAGGAGACAATGGAACTCATATGTTACCAAAGAGTTTCTCAATAAACTCGTTTGTTACTACTCTTGTTAAGCTCCCTGATGTTAAAGTTCTCACGTTTGTGTCCCTTGGGTTATGGGGTTGGTTACCTCAGAAAATCAACCGTTTATCCTCTTTGGAGATTCTCAATGTGAGTTCCAATTTCCTCTTTGGACCAATCCCTCATGAACTCTCGTCGCTTGCTACTCTTCAGACGCTTATACTCGACGAGAATATGTTTTCTGGTGAGTTACCGGATTGGATTGATTCTTTGCCGAGTTTAGCTGTGTTGAGCTTGAGAAAGAACGTGCTTAATGGGTCATTGCCTTCTTCTTTGAGTAGCTTGTCAGGTCTTAGAGTTCTTGCTTTAGCTAATAACCGGTTTAATGGAGCTTTGCCTGATTTAAGCCATTTGACAAACCTTCAAGTGCTTGATCTTGAAGGAAACTCTTTTGGACCGTTGTTTCCTCGGTTAAGTAACAAGCTGGTTACTCTTATACTCAGCAAGAACAAGTTTAGATCTGCAGTTTCAGCTGAAGAAGTAAGTTCTCTGTATCAGCTTCAACATTTGGATCTTTCCTACAATACATTCGTTGGTCCATTTCCTACTTCCTTGATGTCTCTTCCCGCGATAACTTACTTGAACATTTCACACAACAAACTCACCGGGCGGCTTTCAGCAAATCTTTCTTGCAACTCACAGCTGATGTTTGTAGATATGTCATCAAATCTTCTTACCGGAAGTTTGCCTACTTGCCTTAAACCGAGTTCCGGCACTAGCAGAGATGTTGTCTATGCAAGCAACTGTTTGGCTACTACGAATGAAGATCAACGTCCAGTTTCTTTTTGTAGTAATGAAGCTCTTGCTGTTGGAATCCTACCACAGAGGAGGAACAAAGTTTCCAAAGTGGGTATTGCTTTAGGTGTAACCGCAAGCATTCTCGGGGTACTTCTCCTCGCCGGTGCCTTATTTGTGGTTCTTAGGAGATTAAATGCTAAGAAAACAGTGACGAAATCTTCCCCAAGATTGATTAGAGAGAATGCTTCAATGGGGTACACATCGAAACTACTATCAGATGCAA GGTATATCTCTCAAACAATGAAGCTAGGAGGGCTCGGTCTTCCAGCTTACAGGACATTCTCACTGGAGGAGCTCGAGTATGCAACAAATAACTTTGAATCCTCTGCTTTCATGGGTGAAGGTTCTCAAGGACAG ATTTATAGAGGGAGATTGAAAGATGGATCCTTTGTGGCAATTAGGTGtctgaaaatgaagaaaagttgCAGCACACAAAACTTGATGCATCACATTGAGCTCATCGCTAAACTGCGGCACCGTCACTTGGTTAGTGTGCTCGGGCACTGCTTCGAGTGCTACTTGGATGATTCAACAGTCAGCAGAatgttctttgtctttgagTATGTCCCAAATGGAGAACTCAGGACCTGGATTTCTG ATGGGCACATGGGAAGATTGCTTACTTGGGAACAACGCATAAGCGTAGCGATAGGTGTAGCAAAAGGGATCCAGTTCTTGCATACCGGTATTGTGCCTGGTGTTTATGATAACAACCTTAAAATGACAGACATTTTGCTTGACAATAACCTTGCGGCGAAACTCAGTAGCTATAATCTTCCATTGCTTGTGGAAGGTCTTGGAAAG GTGGGGCAAGTAGGATCTCGGAGCGGACCTAAAGGCACTCCAAG CATCAAAGACGAAGATAAAATCGATATCTATGATTTTGGAGTGATATTGCTTGAACTTATAGTGGGAAGACCATTGAGAGCAAAGAGTCAAGTCGATGTTCTAAAAGAGCAG tTACAAGCAAGCATTTCAGCGGATGATGGAGCACGTAGGAGCATGGTGGATCCAACGGTCCATAGAGCTTGTTCAGACCAATCACTGAAGACAATGATGGAGATATGTGTAAGGTGTCTCCTTAAAGACCCTTTAGAACGTCCTTCCATTGAAGATGTCCTGTGGAATCTTCAGTTTGCTTCTCAAGTTCAAGAAGGTTGGCTACAAAACAGCAATCCCTCGAGCAATCTCGGCTCGCCTTCTCCTGCTGCttcctctcttcctcctccctCTCGTTTACACGTAACAACACTCGAATCTCCCCGAGATTCAG GATGTGAAGAACATGAGAGGTAG
- a CDS encoding HSP20-like chaperones superfamily protein (HSP20-like chaperones superfamily protein; CONTAINS InterPro DOMAIN/s: CS-like domain (InterPro:IPR007052), HSP20-like chaperone (InterPro:IPR008978), CS domain (InterPro:IPR017447); BEST Arabidopsis thaliana protein match is: HSP20-like chaperones superfamily protein (TAIR:AT4G02450.2); Has 35333 Blast hits to 34131 proteins in 2444 species: Archae - 798; Bacteria - 22429; Metazoa - 974; Fungi - 991; Plants - 531; Viruses - 0; Other Eukaryotes - 9610 (source: NCBI BLink).), with product MSRNPEVLWAQRSDKVYLTVALPDAKDISVKCEPQGLFSFSALGAQGERFEFSLELYGKIMTEYRKNVGLRNIIFSIQKEERSWWTRLLKSEEKPAPYIKVDWNKWCDEDEEVNSETASDDESAFVNQDSESSDDDGLLYLPDLEKARNK from the exons ATGAG TCGTAATCCGGAGGTTCTTTGGGCTCAGCGTTCTGATAAAGTTTACCTAACTGTCGCCTTACCTGATGCGAAGGACATTTCGGTGAAGTGTGAGCCTCAGGGTCTATTCAGTTTCTCTGCTCTTGGTGCCCAAGGCGAGCGCTTTGAATTCAGCTTGGAGTTATATGGGAAGATTATGACA GAATATCGGAAGAATGTAGGACTAAGGAACATCATATTTTCAAttcagaaagaagagagaagctGGTGGACACGACTGCTGAAATCGGAAGAGAAACCTGCACCTTACATCAAAGTCGACTGGAATAAATGGTGTGATGAGGATGAGGAGGTCAACT CTGAAACAGCCTCTGATGATGAGAGTGCA TTTGTTAATCAAGATAGTGAAAGCAGCGATGACGATGGATTGCTCT ATCTTCCTGATCTGGAAAAGGCAAGAAACAAGTAG
- the MS2 gene encoding methionine synthase 2 (methionine synthase 2 (MS2); FUNCTIONS IN: 5-methyltetrahydropteroyltriglutamate-homocysteine S-methyltransferase activity, methionine synthase activity; INVOLVED IN: response to cadmium ion, response to salt stress, methionine biosynthetic process; LOCATED IN: cytosol, apoplast, plasma membrane, chloroplast, chloroplast envelope; EXPRESSED IN: 7 plant structures; EXPRESSED DURING: L mature pollen stage, M germinated pollen stage, seedling growth; CONTAINS InterPro DOMAIN/s: Cobalamin (vitamin B12)-independent methionine synthase MetE, N-terminal (InterPro:IPR013215), Methionine synthase, vitamin-B12 independent (InterPro:IPR002629), 5-methyltetrahydropteroyltriglutamate--homocysteine S-methyltransferase (InterPro:IPR006276); BEST Arabidopsis thaliana protein match is: Cobalamin-independent synthase family protein (TAIR:AT5G17920.2); Has 4511 Blast hits to 4499 proteins in 1700 species: Archae - 186; Bacteria - 3291; Metazoa - 14; Fungi - 208; Plants - 251; Viruses - 2; Other Eukaryotes - 559 (source: NCBI BLink).), whose translation MASHIVGYPRMGPKRELKFALESFWDGKSSADDLQKVSADLRSDIWKQMSAAGIKYIPSNTFSHYDQVLDTTAMLGAVPSRYGFTSGEIGLDVYFSMARGNASVPAMEMTKWFDTNYHYIVPELGPEVKFSYASHKAVNEYKEAKALGVETVPVLVGPVSYLLLSKLAKGVDKSFDLLSLLPKILPVYKEVIAELKAAGASWIQLDEPLFVMDLEGHKLQAFSGAYAELESTLSGLNVLVETYFADIPAEAYKTLTSLKGVTAFGFDLVRGTKTIDLIKSGFPQGKYLFAGVVDGRNIWANDLAASLITLQSLEGVVGKDKLVVSTSCSLLHTAVDLINETKLDAEIKSWLAFAAQKVVEVDALAKALAGQTNESFFTANADALSSRRSSPRVTNESVQKAAAALKGSDHRRTTEVSARLDAQQKKLNLPILPTTTIGSFPQTVELRRVRREYKAKKISEEDYVKAIKEEIKKVVDIQEDLDIDVLVHGEPERNDMVEYFGEQLSGFAFTANGWVQSYGSRCVKPPVIYGDVSRPKPMTVFWSSTAQSMTKRPMKGMLTGPVTILNWSFVRNDQPRHETCYQIALAIKDEVEDLEKGGIGVIQIDEAALREGLPLRKAEHSFYLDWAVHSFRITNCGVQDSTQIHTHMCYSNFNDIIHSIIDMDADVITIENSRSDEKLLSVFREGVKYGAGIGPGVYDIHSPRIPSTDEIADRINKMLAVLEQNILWVNPDCGLKTRKYTEVKPALKAMVDAAKLIRSQLGSAK comes from the exons atggctTCCCACATTGTTGGATATCCACGTATGGGACCTAAGAGAGAGCTCAAGTTTGCATTGGAGTCTTTCTGGGATGGCAAGAGCAGTGCCGATGATTTGCAGAAGGTGTCTGCTGATCTCAGGTCTGATATCTGGAAACAGATGTCTGCTGCTGGGATTAAGTATATCCCAAGCAACACCTTTTCTCATTATGACCAGGTGCTTGACACCACCGCCATGCTTGGTGCTGTTCCATCTAGATATGGATTTACCAGTGGTGAGATCGGTCTCGATGTTTACTTCTCCATGGCTAGAGGAAATGCCTCTGTTCCAGCTATGGAGATGACCAAGTGGTTTGACACCAACTA CCATTACATCGTCCCAGAGTTGGGCCCTGAAGTGAAATTTTCTTACGCATCTCACAAGGCTGTCAATGAGTACAAGGAGGCCAAGGCT CTTGGTGTTGAGACCGTCCCTGTACTTGTTGGCCCTGTCTCTTACTTGCTTCTTTCCAAGCTTGCTAAGGGTGTTGACAAGTCATTTGATCTTCTCTCCCTTCTCCCCAAAATCCTCCCAGTTTACAA GGAAGTCATTGCAGAGCTTAAGGCAGCTGGTGCCTCCTGGATTCAGCTTGATGAGCCTCTCTTTGTCATGGATCTCGAGGGTCACAAACTCCAGGCTTTTAGCGGTGCCTATGCTGAGCTTGAATCAACTCTCTCTGGTCTGAATGTTCTTGTGGAGACCTACTTCGCTGATATCCCTGCTGAAGCATACAAGACCCTTACTTCCTTGAAGGGTGTGACTGCCTTCggatttgatttggttcgtGGCACCAAGACCATTGACTTGATCAAGTCAGGTTTCCCACAGGGCAAGTACCTCTTTGCTGGTGTTGTTGACGGAAGGAACATCTGGGCCAATGACCTCGCTGCCTCTCTCATCACCTTGCAGTCACTTGAGGGTGTTGTTGGTAAAG ACAAGCTTGTGGTCTCAACCTCTTGCTCTCTTCTCCACACTGCCGTTGACCTTATTAACGAGACTAAGCTTGATGCTGAAATCAAGTCGTGGCTAGCTTTTGCTGCCCAGAAGGTTGTTGAAGTTGACGCATTGGCCAAGGCTTTGGCCGGTCAGACAAATGAG aGTTTCTTCACTGCCAACGCTGACGCATTGTCTTCGAGGAGGTCTTCCCCAAGAGTCACCAATGAGTCTGTCCAGAAGGCT GCTGCTGCTTTGAAGGGATCTGACCACCGCCGTACAACTGAAGTTAGCGCAAGGCTAGATGCTCAGCAGAAGAAGCTTAACCTTCCAATCCTCCCAACCACAACCATTGGATCCTTCCCACAGACCGTGGAACTCAGGAGAGTTCGCCGTGAATACAAGGCCAAGAA AATCTCTGAAGAGGATTACGTCAAGGCCATCAAGGAAGAGATCAAGAAAGTTGTTGACATCCAAGAGGACCTTGACATTGATGTTCTTGTTCACGGAGAGCCTGAG AGAAACGACATGGTTGAGTACTTTGGAGAGCAATTGTCAGGTTTCGCATTCACAGCAAACGGATGGGTGCAATCCTATGGATCTCGCTGTGTGAAGCCACCAGTTATCTATGGTGACGTGAGCCGCCCCAAGCCAATGACAGTCTTCTGGTCCTCAACAGCTCAGAGCATGACCAAACGTCCAATGAAGGGTATGCTTACAGGTCCAGTCACAATTCTCAACTGGTCTTTTGTCAGAAACGACCAGCCCAGGCACGAAACCTGTTACCAGATCGCTTTGGCCATCAAAGATGAAGTGGAAGACCTCGAGAAAGGCGGTATTGGAGTCATTCAGATCGATGAAGCCGCACTTAGAGAAGGATTGCCTCTTAGGAAAGCCGAACACTCTTTCTACTTGGACTGGGCTGTTCACTCTTTCAGAATCACCAACTGTGGCGTCCAAGACAGCACTCAG ATTCACACTCACATGTGTTACTCAAACTTCAACGACATCATCCACTCAATCATTGACATGGACGCTGATGTCATCACCATTGAGAACTCTCGTTCAGACGAGAAGCTTCTCTCAGTGTTCCGTGAAGGAGTGAAGTACGGTGCAGGAATCGGTCCTGGTGTTTACGACATTCACTCTCCGAGAATACCATCCACAGATGAAATTGCAGACAGGATCAACAAGATGCTTGCGGTTCTTGAGCAGAACATCTTGTGGGTTAACCCTGACTGTGGTCTGAAGACAAGGAAGTACACTGAGGTTAAACCAGCACTTAAAGCCATGGTTGACGCGGCTAAGCTTATCCGCTCCCAGCTCGGTAGTGCCAAGTGA
- a CDS encoding HSP20-like chaperones superfamily protein has translation MSRNPEVLWAQRSDKVYLTVALPDAKDISVKCEPQGLFSFSALGAQGERFEFSLELYGKIMTEYRKNVGLRNIIFSIQKEERSWWTRLLKSEEKPAPYIKVDWNKWCDEDEEVNCKS, from the exons ATGAG TCGTAATCCGGAGGTTCTTTGGGCTCAGCGTTCTGATAAAGTTTACCTAACTGTCGCCTTACCTGATGCGAAGGACATTTCGGTGAAGTGTGAGCCTCAGGGTCTATTCAGTTTCTCTGCTCTTGGTGCCCAAGGCGAGCGCTTTGAATTCAGCTTGGAGTTATATGGGAAGATTATGACA GAATATCGGAAGAATGTAGGACTAAGGAACATCATATTTTCAAttcagaaagaagagagaagctGGTGGACACGACTGCTGAAATCGGAAGAGAAACCTGCACCTTACATCAAAGTCGACTGGAATAAATGGTGTGATGAGGATGAGGAGGTCAACTGTAAGTcgtaa